The following are from one region of the Paenibacillus protaetiae genome:
- a CDS encoding S41 family peptidase produces MKFSGRTVLAFVMASIIGTALVTYGLTHEISLSGSLHSSTMAAAPDGAGADRLKPEELDKINAVLGLIETKYYKDVDRDEIIDGAVKGMMSALEDPYSVYMEKDVAQHFSESVEGSFTGIGAEVTMDSGNVVIVSPIKSSPAEKAGLLAKDIVLSVNGKKLSGLDLNEAVSLIRGPKGTKAKLLIKRTGHAEPLELDLIRDDIDVETVFAKKRDDGVGVIEIRQFSLNTADRFAEELAKLEQQGISGLVIDVRNNPGGILPVVIKVAENFVPKGKTIVQVEDRGGNREKTLSGGQDGKSYPIAVLMNKGSASASEILAGALHEEADAILVGETSYGKGTVQVSYNKALGDGSLIKMTIAKWLTPNGEWIHQKGIEPDVKAPAPALYSAARLSVTKPLVADSIGDQVRSLQTILKGLGYDPKRDDGYYSTSTVQAVKQFQSHAGLPADGKVDAKTANALEQAAMQWLKQETNDSQLQQAVEAVKGEGRK; encoded by the coding sequence GTGAAATTTAGCGGACGAACAGTACTTGCGTTTGTAATGGCTTCGATCATCGGCACGGCACTGGTCACTTATGGCCTGACCCATGAAATATCGCTTTCCGGCAGCTTGCATTCGTCTACGATGGCGGCAGCTCCGGACGGCGCCGGAGCGGATCGCCTAAAGCCGGAAGAGCTGGACAAAATCAACGCCGTGCTTGGGCTGATCGAAACGAAGTATTATAAAGATGTAGACCGCGATGAAATTATTGACGGCGCCGTAAAAGGCATGATGTCGGCATTGGAAGATCCGTATTCGGTTTATATGGAAAAGGATGTCGCGCAGCATTTTTCAGAGTCGGTGGAAGGGTCGTTTACCGGAATCGGCGCAGAAGTGACGATGGACAGCGGCAATGTGGTGATCGTCTCGCCCATTAAAAGCTCTCCGGCCGAGAAAGCCGGCCTGCTGGCTAAGGATATCGTATTAAGCGTCAACGGGAAGAAGCTTAGCGGCCTTGATCTGAATGAGGCGGTCAGCCTCATCCGGGGGCCAAAAGGCACCAAAGCCAAGCTGCTTATCAAAAGAACTGGCCATGCGGAGCCGCTGGAGCTGGATCTGATCCGAGACGATATTGATGTCGAGACCGTTTTTGCGAAAAAACGGGATGACGGCGTGGGGGTCATCGAAATCCGCCAGTTTTCATTAAATACGGCGGACCGGTTCGCGGAAGAGCTGGCCAAGCTGGAGCAGCAGGGCATCAGCGGACTGGTCATTGATGTGCGCAACAATCCGGGAGGGATTTTGCCGGTTGTCATCAAGGTGGCCGAGAACTTTGTACCGAAAGGCAAAACGATTGTGCAGGTCGAAGACCGCGGCGGCAACCGGGAGAAGACGTTGTCCGGCGGGCAAGACGGCAAAAGTTATCCGATTGCCGTATTAATGAACAAGGGCAGCGCCAGCGCATCGGAAATTTTGGCCGGCGCCCTCCATGAAGAAGCGGATGCGATTCTTGTAGGCGAAACGTCATACGGCAAAGGGACGGTACAGGTCAGCTACAACAAAGCGCTTGGCGACGGCAGCCTGATCAAAATGACCATTGCCAAATGGCTGACGCCAAACGGCGAATGGATTCATCAGAAAGGGATCGAGCCGGATGTGAAAGCGCCGGCGCCGGCTTTGTACTCGGCTGCCCGGTTATCGGTTACGAAACCGCTTGTAGCCGACTCCATCGGCGATCAGGTTCGCAGCCTGCAGACGATTCTGAAAGGGCTGGGCTACGATCCGAAACGGGATGACGGCTATTACAGCACCAGCACCGTGCAGGCTGTGAAGCAGTTCCAAAGCCATGCGGGACTGCCTGCAGACGGGAAAGTGGATGCCAAGACGGCAAATGCGCTGGAGCAGGCGGCGATGCAGTGGCTGAAACAAGAAACGAATGACAGCCAGCTGCAGCAGGCGGTTGAAGCTGTTAAAGGCGAAGGCAGGAAATAA
- a CDS encoding PDZ domain-containing protein: MDMVDALLRQLGQAALQLVLQPYYYIAVLFLIFQYSRQIRLERQMFAVRLHMWPRLLGKALMMGLAAGAVMSVAGVFIGASLTSEALIWLWAAAAVLMLVRVRYLCFAYGAGLLALLQWILGWTGLDSQSGTVGEMAESLAGIDMPGLLMLVALLHLIEALLVRRGGDKLATPLFLEGKRGKLVGGYMLQGFWPVPLLMLVPGGEETASLPWTPLLGGDWSGGWSIVALPMIIGFSELTRSMLPADKAKHAAKGLLLYSICVAAFAALAAYVPELLPLAAVCSLVLHEAIIWRSRAVESARSPLYVNDARGLRILGIVPGTPAAAMELKAGEILHKVNGRRIRTKEDLHAALHENPAFCKLEVLNHDGELKFAQRARYAGEHHQLGVILAPDEQATYYVSAGPGSLLELFSRKRTASRRERSSAVSAGD; the protein is encoded by the coding sequence ATGGACATGGTTGATGCTCTGCTGAGACAGCTTGGACAGGCTGCATTGCAGCTTGTACTACAGCCTTATTACTATATAGCGGTATTATTTTTAATCTTCCAATACTCCAGGCAAATCAGGCTGGAGAGGCAAATGTTTGCGGTTCGGTTGCATATGTGGCCGCGATTGCTGGGCAAAGCTTTAATGATGGGGCTTGCAGCCGGTGCGGTTATGTCGGTGGCCGGCGTTTTTATCGGCGCGTCATTAACCTCCGAAGCTTTAATTTGGTTATGGGCGGCAGCGGCGGTTTTGATGCTCGTACGGGTGCGCTATTTATGTTTTGCCTACGGCGCCGGCTTGCTTGCGTTGTTGCAGTGGATTCTTGGCTGGACCGGTCTGGACAGCCAGTCGGGCACGGTCGGTGAGATGGCCGAATCGCTGGCCGGCATTGATATGCCGGGATTGCTGATGCTTGTGGCGTTACTTCATTTGATCGAAGCACTGCTGGTACGGAGAGGCGGAGATAAGCTGGCTACGCCGCTTTTTCTGGAAGGCAAACGCGGAAAGCTCGTAGGCGGCTATATGCTGCAAGGCTTTTGGCCGGTGCCGCTGCTTATGCTGGTTCCGGGAGGCGAAGAGACGGCATCGCTGCCTTGGACGCCGCTGCTCGGCGGCGATTGGAGCGGCGGCTGGTCGATCGTGGCGCTGCCGATGATTATCGGCTTCAGCGAATTGACCCGTTCGATGCTCCCGGCTGACAAAGCGAAGCATGCAGCTAAAGGGCTGCTGCTGTACAGTATTTGTGTCGCGGCTTTTGCGGCATTGGCCGCTTACGTGCCGGAGCTGCTGCCGCTCGCGGCAGTATGTTCGCTTGTGCTGCATGAAGCGATTATCTGGCGCAGCCGTGCGGTAGAATCAGCGCGCAGCCCGCTTTATGTGAACGACGCGCGCGGGCTGCGCATATTGGGCATTGTGCCGGGGACGCCTGCCGCTGCGATGGAGCTGAAGGCCGGTGAAATATTGCATAAGGTGAACGGCAGGCGGATTCGGACGAAAGAGGATTTGCATGCCGCCTTGCACGAGAACCCGGCGTTTTGCAAGCTTGAAGTATTGAATCATGATGGAGAACTGAAGTTCGCCCAGCGTGCCAGATATGCAGGCGAGCATCATCAGCTGGGCGTTATTTTGGCTCCTGATGAGCAGGCTACGTATTATGTATCGGCAGGACCGGGATCGCTGCTGGAGCTGTTCAGCCGGAAGCGGACCGCAAGCCGCAGAGAACGTTCCTCGGCAGTATCCGCCGGAGATTAA